The Sphingosinicella flava genome includes the window CGCCCAAGCCGCCTTGGCCGCCATTGCCGCCGCCGCCGCCGCCGCTATTTTCGATGTTGATGCCGGGGTGGCCGTCCGTGCCGCCGCCGCCCGCATTGCCCGGTGCGCCGCGCGCCGATCCGCCGCCCGGATAGGCTTCCGCCCGGGTTTCGGCGATCCCGCCATTCATGAACACGAACCACGGGGCGCCCGCTATGCCTTCGCCTTTCTGGCCATTGGCGCCGTTCCAGGTCGGAGTGGCATAATCGGTCGCCGTTCCGTTGCCGCTGCCGAGATTCCGGCCCGCGCCGCCCCGGAAGCCCTGCCCGGCGACGCTGATGCCGCCGCCCGAAAAGGTGAGCCGCCGCGCGACGTCCAGCACGACGATGCCGCCCGCGTCGCCATCCCATGGGGACGCCGTCACGGTTCCGCTGATCGTCGCTTCGTCATATTGGGGCACGCGCACGACCTGGAAGCTCCGGCGGTAATCGGTATCGCTGTAAGGGGCGGTGAAGTAGCTGTTGACGAGGCCGTCGCCGGTGGCGCCCTGAATCGTCACCGTGCCGCCGAATTGGCCCATGGCGCTCGTCGCGCGGACGAATTCGTAGCGGCCCGCCTGCCGGATATCGGTATAGCCATTGCCATAGCCGCCAGGCGTGCCGTCGCCATAGCTGTCGTCGTTGCTGGGCGAGAACAATGCATCCTGCATCTGGATGACGAGCAGCAAGTCGCCGGGCTGAATATCCTGCGGCGCGCCGCGCGCGTAGCTCAGCTGAATGGATGTTGCGCCGGCCGAAACCGAAGTGGCGCCCGCGAAATAGGTGTTGACGACGCCGGTGAGCGCGGCCGAGCCTTCCCGGCCCGGAATGGCGCACCAATTCGCAAGGGCGGGCTGAAGGGTGAGGCAGGCGAGCGCGAGGGAGGCAACCGCCCGCCTTATCCAGACCGGCCATGGGCATGAGGCGTGCCGGCCCCGCCCATCCGTTTCATCCCCAGCCCTTTTTTCCGCCATGGCCATGGCGTTAATCCGCGAGCGTGGAAGATCGCTTAACGGCGGCGGGGATTGCCCTTTGGTTTCATGCCGGATCATTGGCCGAGCCCCAGGCCTTGCAGCGTCTGCTGGTCGAATTTCAAGCGCATCGTCACATAGGGTCCGGCGCGGGTATAGCGTTCGTCGCTGAAATCGCGGTCCCAGAAGCCGATGACGTTCCAGCCGACCGACAGCCAGCCGTTTTCGAACGGGCTGAGGCCGATATTGGGGCCCAGGGCATAGCTGTAGGAATCGCCGCTTAGGCCCTGGCGGATGCTGGCGGAAAGGCCGAGATCCACCCTTCCGGTAAGATCGTAGCGGATGTCGCCGCCCAGCACGTTGCTCCAGCCGCCGATATCATCTTCGCCAAAGCTGTCGGAGACGTAACGCGAGCCCCAATAGAGGGAGACTTCGGTGCGATTGAGCCACGAGCCGTCATACTGGCCGTTCGGCGACCAGTTGAGCGAGAGATGGTTGATGACGCGCTGCGAACGGGCGTCGCCCGTCACCGCCAGGCCGCCGCCGAGGGGCCCCGGAATGCCCGCCACGGTGCCCGTCACCTTGTCGTCGCGCAATTCGAGCTTGTCGAGGAACGACCATTCGCTGTCCGCCGGGCGATGCGCCCAGGACATTTGCAGGTTGGCGGTGCTGGTTTCCGCGCCGCCGTCGACCTTCGCGGTGAACCAGTTGAAGGCCGCGCCGACCGCCCGCCCTTCGCCGATCTGGCGGAGGGCGGCGGCGGTGAAGCCGTAGCGGTTTTCGTCCTCGCCGTCGCGATATTCGGCGCGGCCGGTGATGCTCCACAGGGCGGCACGGTAGGTCGCGCCCGCGGTGAGAGCGGTGAAGTCCTCGGTGAGGCCACCCGATCCGATGAAGCCGCCGCTCGCCACCGGTTGCCGCGGGTTCAGCACGTCGGACGGGTCGATGCCAGTGAGCGTCCGGTTGCCGTCGACCGAGAAGTCGACCGACCAATGCTTGTCGAGCACGAAGGATTGCGAGAGGCCGTAGGCGGCGAAGCTGCGCGCGCCATATTCGGCGATGTCCTGGAAATTGCCGGTGACGGCGAAGCGGGCGCCCGCCCATGGCTTCACGTCGAAACCGGCGCGGAAGGTGCGGGCGTCGATCGTCTCGCCGTCGGCGATTTCGTAAGCGCCGACCAGCTGGACCGCCGGCGACAGCGCGTAGCGGGCGCCGAAACGGTGCTGAGCGGGGAAGTCGATGCTGTCATTCTTGCCGCCGATCGGCAGCTCGGTCTGGGCGTCGAGTTCGAGCTTGTTGTCGAGGAACCGTTTCGTCGCGCCGAGCTGGAGCAGCTGCGAGGTGGCGGTGCGGCCATCGGCGAGGCGGTCGTCGGCGAAGACGATGCCTGCGCGGCCCGCCAGGTCGTTGCGGCGATATTCGAGGAGGGCGCGGCCCGCGATGCGGCGCGCGTTGCTGCTGAGGTAATCCTCGTGCCAGCCGCTCGCCGTCAGCGACAGGCCATCGGCGATCTTGATGCGCGCATCGGCGCCGATCTTGCGGGTGCCGTTTTCCGAAGCATTGAGCTGGCCCACGCCAAAGCCGCCTTCCTGCTCGCGCGCATAAGCGAGAAGGTCGATATTGGCGCCGTGATGTTCCGCCTCGACCAGCCAGGCCGTCGCGGTGCCGCCATCGCCCGCATTGTTCTTGCCTTTCGTGTCCGACACGGCGACTTCGGCGCGGATTTCGGTTGCCAAATTGGGACGGTAGCGGATGTCGGCGCCCGCGAGGGTGGTTTCGGCTCGATCGTCCTCGTCGCGGATCGCGGTCGCGGAGACCTGCAATTTCTGGTCGGCGGTGCGGATGCTGACGCGGCCGCCGGCATTGATCTCGCGCTTCGCAACGCCGTCCACTTCGTAATCGGCGACGATGAATTGCGGGTCGAGATCCGACGTGCGGCTGAGGATCGGCTCGCGGAAACGGAGCGTTCCCGCTGCATAATCGATGTCGTAATCGATATGGCGGGTGAGGAGCCGGGTCGACACGATGCGGTCGGAGCGGAGCCGGTCGCGCACTTCCAGGATGATCCGTTCGCTGTTCGGCAGGATGTCCCGTGCGCCGAGCGCATAAGGACCGGACAGGCCGTTGCCCTGGATTTCGTCGCGGCGGTGGCGTGTCGGCGTGTCGGCGGCGAAGGCGGTCGCCGAGACCCTTTCGGAGCGATATTCCGTCTTCACGCCGTTCAGCGAACGGACGTAGCGGGCGAGTTCGGGCTCGTCGATGCCGGTCTCGTAATCGCCGAACAGGGCGTAGAATTGCGGGCGCTCCAGCTTCAGATAGAGTTTGCGGACCGACGCGGCGTCGTAGCGGCGCTCGGAACGGTCGGCGTAGACGGTGTAATAGGCCGTGGGATCAATGATCCCGCCGAAACGCGTCTCGTCTTCCTTCTTGTCGCTGTCATAGGCCAGCGTCATCAACCATTTGCCGCTGATCTTGCCCTTGGCGTAGAGCGCCAGGCGGCCATCGGTCAGGACGTCATTGTCCTCGCCGTCGCCTAGATCCTCCATGCGGCCCTGCAATTTATTGAAGCCGACCGTTCCGGCGGCGAGGCCGACGACGGTCCAGGGACGGTCGCCGGGTGACAGCCAGATTTCCAGCCGCTGTTCGCGAACCGCGTCGTCGTCGCGGAAGTTGAGGCGGAGGCCGAAGCTGCCGGACGCGGTGGTCGGTTCCAACTCGATATAGGCGATGCCTTCGTCGCCGACGACGCGCCACACCGGCTGGCCGCGTTCCAGGCCCGCGAGCTGGCGCGCCTGCTGGGCGTCGGCCTCGACGGCGGGATAATAAGGCGCCGGAACCTCGAAATCGCCGACCAAGCCGTTATGGACCGGGCGGCCGTCACGATCGGTGAGGCGCAGGGCGATGACCGGCCGTGTGACGCCGTCCGCGACCAGCACGGACTTTTCGCGAACGAGCTCCGCATTCATCGGGCTCGCCGCGAAATGCACCTTGCGTTCGAGCGTTTCGACCAGCGTGCCGCCCGCATCGCGCACTTCGGCGGTCAGCGTGGTGGTGAAGCCCTTGGTCTCGATTGGAATGCCGCGCCACAGGCTGACGGCGACGCTGCCATCGGCGCTGGTGCGCGTGCCGTCGAAGGCGATCTTGTCCACCGGCTTGCCGTTGTTGAAGAGGGCGACGGTATGACCCGCACCGTGCTTGATCGCCACGCGGACGACGGGCGCGCGGGGATTGTGCTCGGGCTCCGGGAAGAGCCATTCAACGCCTGGCTTCTGCCCTGTCAGCCAGTCGCGCTCGGCGCCTGCATAAGCGGCGTCGGTCAGCGGAACAGGACGGGCCGGTGCGGCCTTCGCCGCAGCTGCCCGCGCATCGCTCTTTATGGCGCGGAAGTCGACGCGCTTCAGGCTGCCGCCCTGGCCCTCCACGAAACGGGAGAAAGCGCGGCCCGCCGAACGGCTGTTCACGGCGCAATCCACCGCGGCGCGGTCGGCGGGAAGGGTGAGGTCGTCCATCTGGACGACGTGCAGGCCGGGTTCCACGCCCTCGAAATGATAGCGGCCGTCCTCGTCGGTCACGGCATAGCTGCCGTCTTCCAGCATGACGCGGACGCCGGGGATGCCGGGTGCCTTTTCCGGATCGGCCGAGCAATCGGCGTCGATCACCCGGCCGATGATCGACATCCGGTCGGCGATCGTCTCGCGCGTGATGCGAACAATTGCATCGGCCACGTTGCTGGCGGCGCCGAGCGCATCCACGGCGCTGGCGCGGTTCACGGCCTGGCCCGGCCGCGCGTCGGGCCGGACTTCCAGGGCGTAGGTGATGTGGGCGGAGGCGCCACCCGGGATCGGCGGAACCTTGACGGTAAGGGTTCGGCCGTCCGCAGACACGCCAGCATCGGCCTTTTGCCCGTCCAGCCGCAAAGTATTCAACCGCAACCGCATCTCAGGTGGGATGAGATCGGTTACGGTGATTTCGGCTGTCCGACGGGTCTGATCCGGGTTGCGGATCGTGACCTGATACTGAACGAGATCGCCCGCCTCCGCCACGGCTTTCGACGCGACTTTGGTAAGGGCCATCTGCGCCCCCGGCCGATCGAGCGGAATATCCACTCGAACGGGTGCGGGATTGTCGAGAATGATGATGCCGCCATAGGAGCCGCCGACGATGTCGAACGGCTGTCCATCGGGGCGGATGAGATGCGCCATGTCCTCCGGCGTGCGCTGGGACGGCGCGGTGTAAGGAGAGGGGGGCGTGAAGACGAGGCGGTAGCGTCCCTGCCGCATCAGCGGGAAGCGATATTCGCCCTCGGGAAACTGGTAGACCTGTCCGCCGGAGTCGGTGACGGTCTGCCCGGTCACGACGGTCGAGGGATAGCGGGATACGCCGTCGTCGCCGAACACGTCGGCGGGCGCGCCGGTGTCGGCATCGACGATCGAGATCGTCACGCCGTCGACCGCCGCGCCGTCGCCGCTGTCGAAGGCAATGCCATAAGGGTCGATCAGCACGTTAAGCTGAGTATCGGCAAAGGGCGGCTCGCCCGCCTCGGTCGCGGCGTCGACCGGCGTTTGAGTGCCGGGATCGAGCGAGAGGCGGCAATCGCCATGGACGGGGGCCGGCGGGGTGGCCCGCGTGGCGATGCCGCCCATGAAAATAGCGCTGTTGTTCGCGGTTTCGACGAGCGTCACCTCTTCGCGATCCCCGCCGATGTCGATAGTGATCATCACCTGATCGATCGCATTGGGATCCTGATTGGCGTCCGGCCGCTCGACGCCAAGGATCAGGGGCTCGCCTGGCCGGATCGCTGACGTCTCCATGACAGGCGCGGCATCGATCGGCACGCCGGAGCGGACGCCTTCGAAAGCGAAAGGAATTTCGCCGCCGCTGCCTTGGCAGCTCGCGCCCTGGAGCGACGGCCTCTCATTCGCATTGCCGGTGCCGCTGAGGCGATAGGTCTTGAGATTATGCTGAGGCTCCGGGACGATGACGGTGAGGTCGACCCGGTTGGACAGCTGACGCGCGACTCCCTGTCCCGTGTCCCACTCCAAGGCGGCGACATTGGTGACGATGCGCGAATAGCTACCCGACGTGTCGGCATGAACCGGCACGATGGCTGCCAGAGGCACTAGGAGGGCGAATATCGCCCCGAAAAGATGGGACGATCGCCGCATGGCCAGAGCTGATCCAGGGAAGTGCAAGGGCATCCCCGGCCGCTTCTTCCGCTTAATTTACCGTAACGCGGAAGAGGACGTTGCGCGCATCGTCCCCGGGCACACTGGCGATCGTCGCGGTGACGGTGCCGTTGTCGAACGACCCGTCCTCCGTCCCGGCGCTGCAATCGGTGCCGTTGCTGACCGTGCCGTTGGCCTTCACGCCGAAGCTCGGCAGGTAGGCGGTTTGCGCGGGCAGAATGTCGGTGATCACGATATCGGTGGCCGTTGTGCCGCCGGCGGCATTGGCAACGATGATGCAATATTCGACGACGGCGCCCGGTATCATCTTCGGGTTCGTGGTGCTGTTCACCGGATCGCTGATGACCTTGCTGGTCTTGGTGACGGTCAGCGCCGCTGCGCCGACGGTGAAATCGTCGCCCGCATAATGCGCGCCGTCGCCGGCAGTGTTGCCGTCCGCATTGGTATCGGCAAAGACCGTGTCGACGCCGCCGGTGTTCGCGCCCGCCGTTTGCGTGACGGCTGCGCCCATGCTGTTTGCCGCGCCCGCTTCGTGGGCCGTAGCGGTGAGGCGGACGCCCGCGACATCGCCATTGACGCGGCCAAGAGCCGTGTCGCCGACCACGAAGATGCGCCTGCTGGCGTCGGCGGCGATTTCATCCAGATAGCTGACGATCTGGTCGGTGCCGATGTCGAGCGTGCCGTTATTGTTGGTGTCGACGAAGATGCGCAGGTTCGACACGTCGTAAGTGTCGGTCCCGCCATGCGCCGCCGTCCCGCCCGACAGCTGCGTCGCCGCGAGCTGCAGATCGAGCGGGGCATTGGAGGTGTTGGTGACGGTGAAGGTCGTATAGGCATCCGTCTCGCCAGGTGTGACCGTGGTCGTGGCCGAACCGACTTCCGTCACCGTCAGGTTGACCTTGCGGTCGACCGTGAAGGTGTTGGTCGCGGTGACCGTATTCTGGTCGACATTCTGAACCTTGTAATTGAGGGTCACCGTGTTGGTCACGATCGTGCCCGCGCTGGTCCCTTCGGCGTAAGCCGGCGCGGCCGCGAACGCCATTATTGCCGATAAACCGGCGGCGCCCAAAAGCTGTGCTGTACGTGTCATTCGTTCTTCCCGTCAGTTGACTATACTTTTGGTGCCATTCCCCACCCGCAGGCACCAACGCGGGATTAACGATACGTCTTGCTACTTCACCGTGCCCCGAAAGGTCAGCTTGCCCTCCGCGCCCACCGGAATGGGTTGCGGAAAAGTCCAGCGGACATGAGTGACGTCGGCCGCCTGCGCCGCGCGCCGCTGGCCGTCCGTCCCGGCCACCGTCAGCGATGCAAGCGTCCCCCAATTCGTGCCGCCGTCAACCGACACGACCGATCCGTCCGCTTCGCCGCCAGCATAGGAGACGGCGCCCGGAACGGGATTGGTGATGACGAAGTCCTGAGCGGGCGCCGTCCCCACATTCTTGTAATTGAGCGTGAAGACCAGCTTCTCGCCCGGCGTCACGACCTTCGGCTCTTCGAGGACGATCTTGTCCTGTCCCTTGTCGTCCTTGACGACGCGCTCGACCTGCACCTTGCTGGTGAGCTGGACATTTTCAGCCCAAGCGGCAGTGCCGGCGAGGGAGAAGGCAAGGAAAGCCAACAGATACTTCATGACTTTATCCTCAGTCGACCTCCACATCGAAGGTGACTTCATGCGTCGTGCCTGCGGCAACGGTGCCGAGCGAAACGAGCACCGTCCGCGTCCCGCTGGTATAGGAACCGGTATCGTCGCCGGTCGCGTCGGTCAGCGCCGCGCCGTCGAGCGTGATCGACCCCGCTTCGTAAGTCGTTCCGGCCGGGACGATGTCGGAAACGCGAAGGTTCGCGAGCGAGCCGGAGCCCGATACCGTCGTGCTCAACCTATAGGTGATGATCGAACCCGGAACGAGGGTCGCTCCGCCGAACGGATCGACGACGGTTGCAGACTTGGTGATCGCGACGGTCGCCTGGCTGACCGCGTAAGTGCCCTCGTCGGTCGCCGTGGCGCTCGTCGCGCCGACAATTGCGTCGCCCCCGCCCTGGCCCTGTCCGGCGAAGGTGGTGCCGGGCGTGCCCGAACCGGTATTGGCGGTCGCGGTCAGCTCGACGATGCCCTCGTCGCCATTGGCGGCGCCGGCTGGAATGGTCGCCAGGACGAACACCCGGATGGAACCGTCGGCGGCGAGCACCGGATCGTTCGAACCGGCGACATAGACCGTGTCGACGCCGGAATCGTAGACACCGTTATTGTTGGTATCGAGGACGATGGACGTGACCGTCGGATTGAAATCGTCGCCGCCGACAGTGCCGCTGGCTGACAATCTGAAGGCTTCGCTGCCATTGCCCGAATTGGTGACGGTGAACCGCAGCACCCGGTTCGTCGCCCCGGGCGTGACCTGCACATTGCCGGTATCGGCGGACGCGACCGTGACGTTCAAAAGTTCGTCGACGCGGAGGGAGACGGTGTTCGAATCGACCGTCGTGGCGCCATTCCCGGTGTCGTACGTCGCCGTGGCCTTATTGTCGATCTGCGTGCCCGCGGCGGTGCCTTGCGCGAAAGAGGGCGCGGCATGGAGGCCGGAGAGAAAGGTTCCGGCGGCCAGAATGTGCTTAATGCGGAATAGCGCGACGCCTGCCGCATACCGGCAATTCATGTTCTGCATTACTTCGGCCCCCCACGAGCCGTTTCATTGATGTTCAGGATCGATTATGATGGAAAGATGGTTAAAATCAACTTCATTTCAGGAAATGAATAAACTCATATGGTTAATGTCCGTATAGGAGACACTGCTTGCAGTGCGCGAAAACTTAAGGAAGCAGGGGAACCAATTTGAGCAATGAGAAGGGGAGCAAAGCCGCCCAGGATGCCGTAGCGGAAAGCACGGCTGCCGCCTTTCATCGCGACCGTCTGCTGGCCGCCTTGACCTTGATTGCCGGCGTGGGCCTTATCATCGCCATCCCGTTCGCCTTACGGGCGGGCGCCGAATTCTTTCTGCCGGTGACAGCAGCTCTCGTCATCGCCATCGCGCTGGTTCCAATCCTTGAATGGCTGGAGCGGCGGGCGATGCCATCGGCATTGGCGGCTCTGCTGTGCGTCCTCCTCCTCATCGGCATCGCGAATATCGTCGTCGCGGCCATCGTCCTCCCCGCGACCGAATGGGTGCGCCTGCTTCCCGAACGGATCGGGCGGATCCAGCAGACGCTCGCCCCGCTGCTCGACGTCTATGCCAGCCTGGAACGATTCATCGACGATATCGTCCAGCAATTCGGCCGGGGCAGCTCGGGCCGGATGCAGACCGTCGCGGTGGAAACGCCCAACTCCTTCCTGGACCTTATCGCCACTTCCGCGCCTTTCGCGATCATTCAGATGTTCTTCGCATTATTGGTGATTTTCTTTTTCCTGGCCGGATGGACGCGCATGCGGAAGCGCACGATCACCACCCGCACCAGCTTCGGCGGGGCGATGACGACGGCGCGCGTCATCCAGCAAGTGGTGGATTCGACATCCGCCTATATCGGCACAATCACCATGGTGAATATCGCGATGGGCCTGGTCGTGGCGCTGGTCTTGTGGCTCCTCGACATGCCGACCCCGCTCATGTGGGGCGGGATCATCGCGGTCCTCAACTATATTCCCTATCTCGGCCCCATTGCTTCGGCCGCGCTGCTGGCGCTGGGCGGGCTGATGACCTTCGCGGATCCTTTTTACGCGATGCTTCCCGCGTTGAGCTTCGCGCTCATCCATCTTGTCGAGGCCAATCTCATCACCCCTTCCGTCGTGGGACGGCGCCTGACCATCAATCCGCTCCTCATCCTCATCGCCTTGAGCTTTTGGGCCTGGGTGTGGGGAACGACCGGCGCGCTGCTCGCGGTGCCGCTCCTCATCATCATGAAGACGATCCTCGACGCGGCGGGCAAGCCCGACATTGCGGGCTTCCTGTTCGAGGAGGGAACGCTGACCGCGGCCGTGGACGATAATCTGCAGCAAAATTGAAAACTGCGCTTTTGGGTTGTTGACAGCCTTTGGTCCGCCCCTTAGTGCGCCCTCCACCACATACCCACGCGGGTGTAGCTCAGTTGGTTAGAGCGCCGGCCTGTCACGCCGGAGGTCGCGGGTTCGAGCCCCGTCACTCGCGCCATTTTCTCCTTGAAATCAGAAACCTGCCTGCAACATCCGCAGCGATCGCGGCGCTGGCCTCATGTCTTGGGAAGGCGCCAGCGGCCCGTTTCCATCCACAGCAGCAGCGGTTTCAGCGGCAGGATCCAAACGATCCCGGCGATCAGATAATAGATGATGAAGACAACGTCCGGCGCGCCTTGGAGCCATTCCGCGACGCTTGCGACGATGAAGGCCCAGACGGCGATCAGCAGCAGGATCAGGCCGACGCCTGCGGGTTTGCGCCAGGAAGGATTCATCGGCAGTCGATCCATTCTGTCGGGGTGGCGATAGCGTCCAGGGGAATATCCCACGGATCGGGGTCGAGCACTGCCTCGCTAATCTGTATGTCCCAAGCGATGCCGATCGTGCGGACGGAGCCGCCGTCCCGCAAGTGGGACAAGGCGCGGTCGTAATGGCCCTTGCCGTGCCCGATGCGAGTGCCGCGCCGGTCGGCGAACACGAGCGGGACGAGGACGATGTCGGGCGCGAGCGCCGCCGCCTCGGCGGCAGGCTGCAGGACGCCCCACGGCCCGGCCTCGGTTGCGGGAGCCTCCCGGAACATCATGCGTGCGTCCCGATCAAGGAACCAGGGGAGGGCCGCGCGCTGGCCATGGCCGAGGCCGTCCAGAACGGAGTAGGGGCTGATCTCATCCCGCATCGGATGATAGCCCGCAACGATACCGGCGCCGAACAAATGAGGGGCCACGATTTGCGCGAGCTGCGTCTCCAGCGCATTGCGCGTGGCGGGCCATAGCGCCGAGGCATAGCCGTGCCGCTTCAGGAGCGCGTCGTTTCTGATCTCATTCTTTGACAAGGTGACGGGACCGCCATGGCCGTTTGCTGGAATATCCTCTGACGCCTTAACGTCAGGTGGGGGCCATGTACGTCGGGCCAGGGCCCGGGCAGGGACAGCCCCCGAGGATGTTTTTATCGCCTCAGGGATGTTCTCGAAAGCTCGTACCGGGCAGAACCCGTCACGCTCAATCTAGGATGTCGCGGTCTTATCCTCAAGCCTGTCGGCGAGACTTTCCATCCGGACCGCCAGTCGTTCCAACGCTTCGGCGATCGCAGGATCGGGCGCGGCCGGGGGTGGAGGCGGCGGGGCGGGCGGCATTCGCCCGGCGCGCAGCTCCTTGATCTCGTCGGCAAGGAGGAGGGAGGCGAACAGCAATTGCCTTGCCTCGGGCAAAGAGCCCAGGGCCGATCCGGCTTCCTTCGCCTTCTGGTCGACGAGCGCGCCGACCATGCGGATATGCTCTTCCTCGCCGTCGCGGCAGGCGATCTGATATTTGCGGGTCGCGACCTGAATTTCGACGCTCGCCATGGCTTCAGACATCCTGCCCGGCGAGCAGCCGGTCGATCTGCCCAACCGCCTGCTCGACCCGGCCGCGCAGGGTCTGGTGCGCGGCGCGAAGGCGGGTCAGTTCCTCATTGTCATAAGACGGCGCTGGGGTGCGCGCCGAAGCCTGTTCGATCCGGGCGAGGGCTTTTTCGATCCTGCTAAGAGCAGCCGACGTGCGTTCGTCTTGCATGGTTAGCGAGATAGCATGCGCAACCGCCGCTGCAAGAGCCTCTGACTCCCTCCCCCTTGATGGGGGAGGGCTGGGGTGGGGGTGATGTTTCCGGAAGGATTGCGCTCTACGTCGTAGATCACCCCCACCCAGCCTCCCCCATCAAGGGGGAGGGGATTTGCAGCGCCGCGCAAGGTTGACGCCCGCGCGCTCGCGCTTAAAGGAACGCGGAAGCGCGTAACGAGTCTCCCATCGCCCGTCCGGGCCAAGCCCAAGGAAGCCGAATGTCCGCCGAACCGAGATTGCTGGCCAATGCCATTCGCGCGCTCGCCATGGACGCGGTGGAGGCCGCCAATTCGGGCCATCCCGGCATGCCGATGGGGATGGCGGACGTCGCGACGATCCTGTTCACCGAATATCTGAAATACGATCCCGCCGATCCCAAATGGCACGACCGCGACCGCTTCGTGCTGTCGGCGGGCCATGGATCGATGCTGATCTACGCGCTTCTCCATCTCACCGGCTATGAACGGCCAACGATGGAGGATATCCGCAATTTCCGTCAGCTGGGCAGCCCTTGCGCCGGACACCCCGAGAATTTCCTGCTCGACGGGGTCGAGGCGACGACCGGCCCGCTCGGCCAGGGCTTCGCCATGGCGGTCGGCATGGCGATCGCGGAGCGGCACCTGAACGCGGTGTTCGGCGGCGATCTTGTCGATCACCACACCTGGGTCATCGCGGGCGACGGCTGCCTGATGGAGGGCATCAACCACGAAGCCGTGGGCCTTGCCGGGCATTTGAAGCTCGGCCGTCTCAACGTGCTGTGGGACGACAACCGCATCACCATCGACGGATCGACCGATCTGTCTACTTCGGAAGACATCCTCGCCCGTTATGCGGCGAGCGGCTGGCATACGGTGGCGTGCGACGGTCATGATTATGACAGCATCCGCAAAGCCCTCGACGAAGCGAAGGCCGATCCGCGCCCATCGCTCGTCGCCTGCCGGACGATCATCGGTTATGGCGCGCCCAACAAGCAAGGCACGTCCGCGACACACGGCGCGGCGCTCGGCAAGGATGAAGTCGCCGCCGCCCGTCAGCACCTCGTGTGGGACAGCGAGCCATTCGATCTTCCGCAGCCGATTATCGACGGCTGGCGGGAAGCGGGCCGCCGCGGCCAGAAGGCGCACCAGGATTGGCGCGTACG containing:
- a CDS encoding DUF11 domain-containing protein, whose translation is MPLAAIVPVHADTSGSYSRIVTNVAALEWDTGQGVARQLSNRVDLTVIVPEPQHNLKTYRLSGTGNANERPSLQGASCQGSGGEIPFAFEGVRSGVPIDAAPVMETSAIRPGEPLILGVERPDANQDPNAIDQVMITIDIGGDREEVTLVETANNSAIFMGGIATRATPPAPVHGDCRLSLDPGTQTPVDAATEAGEPPFADTQLNVLIDPYGIAFDSGDGAAVDGVTISIVDADTGAPADVFGDDGVSRYPSTVVTGQTVTDSGGQVYQFPEGEYRFPLMRQGRYRLVFTPPSPYTAPSQRTPEDMAHLIRPDGQPFDIVGGSYGGIIILDNPAPVRVDIPLDRPGAQMALTKVASKAVAEAGDLVQYQVTIRNPDQTRRTAEITVTDLIPPEMRLRLNTLRLDGQKADAGVSADGRTLTVKVPPIPGGASAHITYALEVRPDARPGQAVNRASAVDALGAASNVADAIVRITRETIADRMSIIGRVIDADCSADPEKAPGIPGVRVMLEDGSYAVTDEDGRYHFEGVEPGLHVVQMDDLTLPADRAAVDCAVNSRSAGRAFSRFVEGQGGSLKRVDFRAIKSDARAAAAKAAPARPVPLTDAAYAGAERDWLTGQKPGVEWLFPEPEHNPRAPVVRVAIKHGAGHTVALFNNGKPVDKIAFDGTRTSADGSVAVSLWRGIPIETKGFTTTLTAEVRDAGGTLVETLERKVHFAASPMNAELVREKSVLVADGVTRPVIALRLTDRDGRPVHNGLVGDFEVPAPYYPAVEADAQQARQLAGLERGQPVWRVVGDEGIAYIELEPTTASGSFGLRLNFRDDDAVREQRLEIWLSPGDRPWTVVGLAAGTVGFNKLQGRMEDLGDGEDNDVLTDGRLALYAKGKISGKWLMTLAYDSDKKEDETRFGGIIDPTAYYTVYADRSERRYDAASVRKLYLKLERPQFYALFGDYETGIDEPELARYVRSLNGVKTEYRSERVSATAFAADTPTRHRRDEIQGNGLSGPYALGARDILPNSERIILEVRDRLRSDRIVSTRLLTRHIDYDIDYAAGTLRFREPILSRTSDLDPQFIVADYEVDGVAKREINAGGRVSIRTADQKLQVSATAIRDEDDRAETTLAGADIRYRPNLATEIRAEVAVSDTKGKNNAGDGGTATAWLVEAEHHGANIDLLAYAREQEGGFGVGQLNASENGTRKIGADARIKIADGLSLTASGWHEDYLSSNARRIAGRALLEYRRNDLAGRAGIVFADDRLADGRTATSQLLQLGATKRFLDNKLELDAQTELPIGGKNDSIDFPAQHRFGARYALSPAVQLVGAYEIADGETIDARTFRAGFDVKPWAGARFAVTGNFQDIAEYGARSFAAYGLSQSFVLDKHWSVDFSVDGNRTLTGIDPSDVLNPRQPVASGGFIGSGGLTEDFTALTAGATYRAALWSITGRAEYRDGEDENRYGFTAAALRQIGEGRAVGAAFNWFTAKVDGGAETSTANLQMSWAHRPADSEWSFLDKLELRDDKVTGTVAGIPGPLGGGLAVTGDARSQRVINHLSLNWSPNGQYDGSWLNRTEVSLYWGSRYVSDSFGEDDIGGWSNVLGGDIRYDLTGRVDLGLSASIRQGLSGDSYSYALGPNIGLSPFENGWLSVGWNVIGFWDRDFSDERYTRAGPYVTMRLKFDQQTLQGLGLGQ
- a CDS encoding DUF11 domain-containing protein gives rise to the protein MTRTAQLLGAAGLSAIMAFAAAPAYAEGTSAGTIVTNTVTLNYKVQNVDQNTVTATNTFTVDRKVNLTVTEVGSATTTVTPGETDAYTTFTVTNTSNAPLDLQLAATQLSGGTAAHGGTDTYDVSNLRIFVDTNNNGTLDIGTDQIVSYLDEIAADASRRIFVVGDTALGRVNGDVAGVRLTATAHEAGAANSMGAAVTQTAGANTGGVDTVFADTNADGNTAGDGAHYAGDDFTVGAAALTVTKTSKVISDPVNSTTNPKMIPGAVVEYCIIVANAAGGTTATDIVITDILPAQTAYLPSFGVKANGTVSNGTDCSAGTEDGSFDNGTVTATIASVPGDDARNVLFRVTVN
- a CDS encoding AI-2E family transporter, encoding MSNEKGSKAAQDAVAESTAAAFHRDRLLAALTLIAGVGLIIAIPFALRAGAEFFLPVTAALVIAIALVPILEWLERRAMPSALAALLCVLLLIGIANIVVAAIVLPATEWVRLLPERIGRIQQTLAPLLDVYASLERFIDDIVQQFGRGSSGRMQTVAVETPNSFLDLIATSAPFAIIQMFFALLVIFFFLAGWTRMRKRTITTRTSFGGAMTTARVIQQVVDSTSAYIGTITMVNIAMGLVVALVLWLLDMPTPLMWGGIIAVLNYIPYLGPIASAALLALGGLMTFADPFYAMLPALSFALIHLVEANLITPSVVGRRLTINPLLILIALSFWAWVWGTTGALLAVPLLIIMKTILDAAGKPDIAGFLFEEGTLTAAVDDNLQQN
- a CDS encoding DUF2842 domain-containing protein, encoding MNPSWRKPAGVGLILLLIAVWAFIVASVAEWLQGAPDVVFIIYYLIAGIVWILPLKPLLLWMETGRWRLPKT
- a CDS encoding 5-formyltetrahydrofolate cyclo-ligase — its product is MSKNEIRNDALLKRHGYASALWPATRNALETQLAQIVAPHLFGAGIVAGYHPMRDEISPYSVLDGLGHGQRAALPWFLDRDARMMFREAPATEAGPWGVLQPAAEAAALAPDIVLVPLVFADRRGTRIGHGKGHYDRALSHLRDGGSVRTIGIAWDIQISEAVLDPDPWDIPLDAIATPTEWIDCR